A genomic stretch from Malus domestica chromosome 15, GDT2T_hap1 includes:
- the LOC103431617 gene encoding peroxidase 51-like has product MFGRMGCFNLLLVWSLSLSLCLLLCPTSAQLKTNYYANICPDVEKIVKNAVNNKFQQTFVTVPATLRLFFHDCFVHGCDASVASTASNKAEKDHPDNLSLAGDGFDTVIKAKAAVDAVPQCKNKVSCADILALATRDVIGLVGGPSYSVELGRLDGLTSTSTSVDGKLPKPTFNLNQLTSMFASNGLSQADMVALSGAHTLGFSRCNQFSNRIYSNPVDPTLNKTYATQLQQMCPQNVDPDIAINMDPTSPREFDNAYFQNLIEGKGLFTSDQVLFKDSRSQPTVRTWAKDKTAFNQAFINAMTKLGRVGIKTGNNGNIRRDCGILN; this is encoded by the exons ATGTTTGGTCGCATGGGTTGCTTCAATCTTTTACTAGTTTGGTCACTTAGCCTCAGTTTGTGTCTACttctttgtcccacatcggcgcagctcaaaacaaattactatGCCAACATCTGCCCCGACGtagaaaaaattgtaaaaaatgcTGTCAATAATAAATTCCAGCAAACATTCGTCACTGTTCCGGCAACACTCCGTCTCTTTTTCCATGATTGCTTTGTCCAT GGATGTGATGCTTCCGTTGCTTCCACTGCAAGCAACAAGGCAGAAAAGGACCATCCTGATAATCTATCATTAGCCGGAGATGGGTTTGATACGGTGATCAAAGCCAAAGCAGCCGTTGATGCAGTTCCTCaatgcaaaaacaaagtttcatGCGCTGATATTCTTGCCTTGGCCACCAGAGATGTCATTGGTTTG GTTGGTGGACCTTCATATTCGGTTGAGTTAGGAAGATTGGATGGACTAACCTCAACTTCTACAAGTGTAGATGGGAAGCTGCCCAAGCCAACATTCAATTTGAACCAGCTCACTTCCATGTTTGCTTCCAATGGGTTGTCCCAGGCTGACATGGTTGCTCTTTCAG GGGCACACACCCTAGGGTTCTCTCGTTGCAACCAGTTTTCAAATCGGATTTACAGTAATCCAGTGGACCCCACGCTGAACAAAACGTATGCAACGCAGCTCCAACAAATGTGTCCCCAAAATGTGGACCCCGACATAGCCATCAACATGGACCCAACCTCGCCCAGGGAGTTTGACAATGCATACTTTCAGAATCTTATAGAAGGGAAGGGGTTATTTACCTCGGACCAGGTCCTTTTTAAGGACAGCAGGTCCCAGCCCACGGTAAGAACATGGGCCAAAGATAAGACGGCTTTTAACCAGGCCTTTATTAACGCCATGACCAAGCTGGGTCGGGTGGGAATCAAGACCGGCAATAATGGCAATATTCGTCGTGATTGCGGTATTTTAAATTGA